Proteins co-encoded in one Plasmodium berghei ANKA genome assembly, chromosome: 11 genomic window:
- a CDS encoding oxidoreductase, putative codes for MEIKNKSKSFIAVVLTDPSLRRLIFFILTSLIICFIPIYKAIRYIVAKEYGGLSSFNALLYHCITNIIVIIIFYFVLLKKNIGGTTKEVIVNRLKLKGKCIIVTGGYRGIGLAAVHEFLKYECHVVLACRSISHMDFVRANLLKKYPDAKIYCVELDLGSYKSIENCANYILKTFPKVDIIVNNAGFLNRKLEYINGLESTFFINYYGHFYLINLLYNRILTSGTLIVNLSSIAHSLLKKSDIDYAFIYESNNANYSKSNLLYRKEYNFSKLCMLYYSQQLQKRFEMQKSEACSVSINPGLVKSEFFRYEQSWFKAICKNFAFPKTTLQGAQTILYVCLLDRRELAKGSYYSDCKLDYIRHYAKDMKKSEELWRISEEILANKGK; via the exons atggaaataaaaaataagagCAAGTCATTTATTGCTGTTGTTCTCACTGATCCATCGTTGAGAAGactgattttttttattctaaCTTCGTTAATAATAtg TTTTATTCCAATATATAAAGCCATAAGATATATTGTTGCTAAGGAATATGGTGGACTTTCGTCGTTTAATGCTCTATTATATCATTgtattacaaatataatagttataattatattttatttcgttttgcttaaaaaaaatattgggGGTACTACCAAAGAAGTTATTGTAAATCGACTAAAATTAAAAGGAAAATGTATAATAGTTACAg GAGGATATAGAGGAATAGGACTAGCTGCTGTCcatgaatttttaaaatatgaatgcCACGTTGTTTTAGCTTGCAGATCAATAAGTCATATGGATTTTGTTCGCgcaaatttattaaaaaaatatcctGA CgcgaaaatatattgtgtAGAGCTGGATCTCGGATCCTATAAAAGCATAGAAAATTGTgctaattatatattaaaaacttTTCCCAAAGTTGACATAATAGTTAACAATGCAG GATTTTTGAACAGAAAACTTGAATATATCAATGGGCTCGAATCAACATTCTTTATTAACTATTATGGCCATTTTTATCTAATTAATCTTTTGTATAATCGAATATTAACATCAGGAACATTAATTGTGAATCTTAGTAGTATAGCACACAGTCTCTTGAAAAAATCg GATATAGATTAtgcttttatttatgaaagTAATAACGCTAATTACAGTAAATCAAATCTTCTTTATCGAAaggaatataatttttctaaattgtGTATGCTTTATTATTCACAACAATTACAGAAAAG ATTTGAAATGCAAAAATCAGAAGCATGCTCAGTATCAATAAACCCAGGTCTAGTAAAATCAGAATTCTTTAGATATGAACAAAGTTGGTTTAAAGcaatttgtaaaaattttgCATTTCCAAAGACAACTCTACAAGGGGCTCAAACCATACT TTATGTATGCCTTTTGGATCGTCGTGAACTAGCCAAAGGGTCTTACTATTCTGATTGTAAATTGGATTATATTCGACACTATGCTAAGGATATGAAAAAATCAGag GAACTATGGCGAATTTCCGAGGAAATACTTGCAAACAAGGGAAAATAG
- a CDS encoding 3-oxoacyl-acyl-carrier protein synthase, putative encodes MKISLNFLFFCFLVHQVYSKKYGFIKNNAQRTKKNTFRNLSLYTTYNANELKKYCETSRVVCTGVGVVNGVGIGINQFWENILNGYNSIDKVTKFDVTGMSCGIASSIDKKNFNPPDYYTNKKDANRNDDCTHYAIAATRLAIDDAKIDLNKIDSNKIGTIIGSGIGGLDFLEREMKIMYEKGHKRVSPYLIPAMIANTPSGLVSIENNLRGISIGMLSACATSGNTIGEAYRYIKYKEYDVMICGGTEASITPISFAGFNALRAMAVGYNNPKKACRPFDLKRSGFVMGEGSGILILESYEHAIKRNAKIYGEILAYSSESDAFHITSPEPNGLGLTNSINKAIKNANISVSDIKYINAHGTSTKLNDQIETKVFKNVFKDHAYKLYISSTKSMTGHCIGAAGAIESIICLKTMQTNIIPPTINYEHKDEECDLNYTPNKCIPSEQNIDFSLNTNLGFGGHNTALLFKKITK; translated from the exons atgaaaatttctTTAAATTTCCTCTTTTTCTGCTTTTTGGTTCACCAA GTGTATAGCAAAAAATACGGATTTATCAAGAATAATGCTCAAagaactaaaaaaaatacattcaGGAATTTAAGTCTATACACCACTTACAATgcaaatgaattaaaaaaatattgcgAA ACTTCCAGAGTTGTATGCACAGGTGTTGGTGTTGTAAATGGAGTTGGAATTGGAATAAATCAATTTTGGGAAAACATACTTAATGGATATAATTCAATTGACAAAGTAACAAAATTTGATGTAACAGGTATGTCATGCGGAATAGCTAGCTCaatagataaaaaaaattttaaccCACCTGAttattatacaaataaaaaggatGCAAATCGTAATGATGATTGTACGCATTATGCTATAGCTGCAACTAGATTAGCAATAGATGATGCTAAAATAGATTTAAACAAAATCGatagtaataaaattgGAACAATTATTGGAAGTGGTATTGGTGGATTGGATTTTTTAGAAAgagaaatgaaaataatgtatGAAAAAGGCCATAAAAGGGTAAGCCCATATTTAATACCCGCAATGATTGCAAATACACCATCAGGACTTGTAtctattgaaaataatttaagaGGAATTTCTATTGGTATGTTAAGTGCATGCGCAACATCAGGAAATACTATTGGTGAGGCATATcgatatataaaatataaagaatatgaCGTTATGATATGTGGAGGGACTGAAGCTAGTATTACTCCGATTAGTTTTGCTGGATTTAACGCATTAAGAGCAATGGCGGTTGGATATAATAACCCTAAAAAGGCTTGTAGACCTTTTGATTTAAAAAGAAGTGGATTTGTTATGGGTGAGGGATCAggtattttaatattagaATCATATGAACATGcaataaaaagaaatgcAAAAATTTATGGAGAAATTTTAGCATATTCTTCGGAAAGTGATGCATTTCATATAACATCCCCTGAGCCTAATGGTTTAGGATTAACAAATTCTATAAATAAggcaataaaaaatgccAACATAAGTGTATCcgatattaaatatataaatgccCATGGAACATCAACTAAATTAAATGATCAAATCGAAACAAAAGTTTTTAAGAATGTTTTTAAAGACCATGCATAcaagttatatatatcatcaaCTAAAAGTATGACAGGTCATTGCATAGGAGCAGCAGGCGCGATTGAATCTATTATATGCTTAAAAACTATgcaaacaaatattataccTCCAACAATTAATTACGAACATAAAGATGAGGAATGTGATCTAAATTATACACCTAATAAATGTATACCCTCAGAACAGAATATtgatttttcattaaatacTAATTTAGGGTTTGGAGGGCATAATACAGCGctattattcaaaaaaattacaaaataa